The following DNA comes from Henckelia pumila isolate YLH828 unplaced genomic scaffold, ASM3356847v2 CTG_461:::fragment_3, whole genome shotgun sequence.
GTCATCTTCAAGGTCGTCTCCACTAACAAACCTGGTGATCCGATTAGGCCTTTCTTGAATCTCAGCTGCTAAAACACGGCGATTAGCGAAAGGCAagagagcatatgcatgcaaatgtcacatatataaatataattgatGTATAAGTTTTAGTTATTTCAACTTCCATATCATAACAGCTGAACCAATGAGTAAGAAAATATAgctttctttgattatgcttcAACTTCTTtctgaaaattcaagaaaacaGAAAAAAGTTGTTTTTTCCACGATAGAATATAAGATAGAAAGCTGTATCTGTTTCCATTTCAAAAACACTTTAAAATCCAGCTTACTGAAActattaaactaaataattctGCATCCAAAAACACGGTCCAAAATGTATAATTCTTTGAGATATTCTCACCGATCTAAGACCGGTTGATCCGATCAACACCTTTagtgaaaattaaatttttccatCAGTCTCGCAAAACTGACCTATGAGACGGCCTCAGGAGTTTGTGTGCATCAAGAATATAATCAACACAGGCAAATTGGCCAATTTAGCTCCTTTTCATCAAGACAAGATATTTGAAACTCAACCAATGTGTGATACACATCTTTATCGGTGGTAAAAATATTGAACACCCATGGCAAGCATAGTAATGGCATATCAATGTAACATAGTTTCAGCATGCACTCATACACACTGTACTTACATGAATTACTGGATATCCGAAAACCTTTAGAAGTTTGGCTGTGTTTATTAGGACAATCTTTGGCCAGATGCGTGACACCGCCACAAATTTTACAGCACCCACCCTGCACAAACATTTTGCAAAACACCGAAAACTTATTAGCCCCATAACTTGCAGAGTGGTGTCAATAGATGCAAAACTGAGTGTAATATAGTTAGGTCATCAAACAAATCCcattagatttttttattattttttttgggggGTGGGGCGAAATTGGCAAGAAGAATGGGGAGGCTGAGATGAAGATTATTTTGACTTCTATGATTTCaccaaaatcatttttttttcctttttaattCGAAGACTTCTCATGTTGGGATGGTGGTGGTGGGGCGAAATTGGCGAGAAGAATGGGAAGGCTGAGATGAAGATTATTTTGACTTCTATGATTTCaccaaaatcatttttttttcctttttaattCGAAGAGTTCTCATGAAGAAGTTTGTTGAAGGTATTAGCAAATAGTAAGGAAGCGCCAAGGGTCAATCAAAATGGTGGTTTTACTTATCATAAGCAAGAAAACCAGTTCCTTATTCAGAAAGATGATGGAAAAAATGGCAAATTATGTCACAGCATCATGAGTCAATCATGCATCTTCGTTTGTGTCATTATAAAGAGAATGTACCTTTGGATAGATTCCATGAGTATTCTTAGGACAATTTTTACTCAAGTGCCCAGACTCATTGCATATAAAGCAATTCGCGTATCTAGTTCCTCCTGTGACATCAAAACTGAAGTTCAGAAGACCTTTCCCAAAACCTAGGCCGCACAGACGAGCCAACTTTTAATAAAGTTGGAATTTACATCCAATCACATGATTTAAAATGAATCAGTACAATCGAGTTAAAATTCTGTATGTATATCTCCACAAATTTGAAACAAAGCGGGACACCACCAAATTATTCTCTTAGACCTGGTCATGATTGTATCCCTACCTCAATTACAACATGAAATCTACGGCATGGCTGCAAAAATCATCTAATACTGATCAATAGAAATCTAGGCGCCGAGATTATAAGTCAATTCAGGTAATTATATCTGGAAATAATGGGGGATGCACATAATTAAGTCTGAAGGGAGAATATTTACCATCTTGAAGAGGATACGGACATTTATCCAGCGAATGTCCCATTTCTCCACAATTGTAACACAATTTCCTGTCAACGGACTCTTCGTCCTTGTTAGGGCAATTCTTTAGACTGTGGCCACGATGCCGACAGAACAAACATATCTACATCAGTAAAAAAATTAACTAGTGTCAAGGATAGTACATTTCCTTCACGTAGTAAATGCCCAACAAAATATTCATACACTAACTAAGAAGAGGGAGCAGAATATAGCAATTTAGAGTTAAAAAAAAGAGctaaaaatctccaaaaatatatacatacaacATTAATGGAAGTTTCAGTAAAAAcaatagaaaaagaaaagaagtaaACACAAACTTATTTTTGGTCAATAGAACGCAAAAGCTCCTCAAAAACAATTACAGAAACAATAAACCCAAGGGAATGAACTGGCAAGCATTataacacaatatatatatatatatatatacacacacacagaAATACAGATACCCAAATCCTTGGCCATCGAGTACCCAGAtaccaaaatccaaaacataatcaaacaaaaaaattaacctTATTCCTTTCCCACTCCATTTTTTTGGGGCAACTTTTAGCAATGTGGTCAGGCGCTTTGCATATGTAGCAGCTCTCGCCGGGCTTCATGCCAGCAACTCTAAGTGGGTGCCTTTTGTACGAAGACTTCTTCGGCTTATTCGGATCAATGGGTTTCAACTTCTTGCGTTTGAATTTGCCATACTTCTTCTTTACCTTGTTTGGGTCTTTCGGCGGCGTTGGCTCCGGCTTAGGGAAGAGTTCTGGGTTCGAATCCTTGAAGCGTTTCCGCGCCGATCTTTGCCTTTGGCTCACCATTCCCTTCTTCTTTCAAGGATTCCGCTACTTCTACTGTGGAGTTCGAAATCAAGAATTGAATTGAAGGCTGTGAAGTGGGAAGGGTTTGCGAAGGAGAAATCAGAAATCTTCGTTAAGATGAAGATGGGCTGGATTGACTCGGAAGCCCATGTCCCAGGACAGAAAGAGCCCAATACTTAGTCAACCCATTTATCCAAGTGGTCCAGGGCAGAAAAAGCCCTACCAAGACAACCCATCTAATAATCCCAATGGCCCATGAGAGGGAAGCTCAATACCAAGTCAACCCATCTAAATATCCCAATGGACCATGACAGGAAAAGCCCAATACGAAGTCAACCCATATAAATATCCCAATGGCCCATGACAGGAAAAGCCCGTACCGAGTCAACCCAACATCTAATTATCCCAATGGCCCAGGACATGAAAAGCCCAATATCTATCCAACTCATCAAATTCTCGACCCAGCCTATGATTAACAAAAAAACACAGACGCATCTTCTTCCTTGTCGTGGCCTGCAGCTGCAATGGTGTCGCCGCATGGAATTCTACTAGCGAATCACATAATATCTTCTTTTTACGGAGATCAGTGCTCGGTGACCACTTATCTGATTTCCCACTATCAGTTTCATTCTCCCCCGCTCTGTTTTCGATTCTAATTTTTACGTTTTCTGCAATTTTTTGGCTTTGCAGAAAGTTTGCGACTGTTTATTGCGCCGAGGAGCCATATCCCTAGCTCAGATAATGCGATACACGGAGCTCAGCAAAGAGAGTGTCGTGAACTGCTTGCGTGTTTTATTCAACCAAAATTGTGTCCAACCCTTCGCAATTCAGCAGGAAGGTATAAGTGGCGACCATTTAAATTCATAGCAGTAGTTTTTTTGGTGAATTCTTTGTATTACGCTTGAATGCGAAATGTTTAGGGCCATGCGGATGTAGGGGCTaacttgtttttaaaaaagtttaaCTTTTTCTTGTTTGAGGGAGATTATTGGTCCTCTCCCGGAATTTGGTGGCATTGTTTTGAATATTAGTACACTGTATGTTAGGGATCAAATAGTTATGGTATTCACGAGAAGACTAAAAGTTAGATAATTTTAGTTGCTGGACTCGTTATTATAAGCTTTCCACTAGCAggagttatttttttattgcttGTTGGTTATGATTGATCGTTAAATGTTCTTTTGGGTCAAGTAATGTTTTGattcttttaaattttaggTGGTCATCGTGAGGTGCCAACTATTGTCACACAGTATATTGCCTTGTTTGACAACATTATTCACAAGTCGAGGGCTCATAAATTTATGCAAATCGTATCGGAGGAGC
Coding sequences within:
- the LOC140872262 gene encoding uncharacterized protein isoform X1, whose protein sequence is MVSQRQRSARKRFKDSNPELFPKPEPTPPKDPNKVKKKYGKFKRKKLKPIDPNKPKKSSYKRHPLRVAGMKPGESCYICKAPDHIAKSCPKKMEWERNKICLFCRHRGHSLKNCPNKDEESVDRKLCYNCGEMGHSLDKCPYPLQDGGTRYANCFICNESGHLSKNCPKNTHGIYPKGGCCKICGGVTHLAKDCPNKHSQTSKGFRISSNSSAEIQERPNRITRFVSGDDLEDDFMAAVQVSDEKDKSVKSDNKQRTKVVSFVG
- the LOC140872262 gene encoding uncharacterized protein isoform X2, with amino-acid sequence MVSQRQRSARKRFKDSNPELFPKPEPTPPKDPNKVKKKYGKFKRKKLKPIDPNKPKKSSYKRHPLRVAGMKPGESCYICKAPDHIAKSCPKKMEWERNKICLFCRHRGHSLKNCPNKDEESVDRKLCYNCGEMGHSLDKCPYPLQDGGTRYANCFICNESGHLSKNCPKNTHGIYPKGGCCKICGGVTHLAKDCPNKHSQTSKGFRISSNSSEIQERPNRITRFVSGDDLEDDFMAAVQVSDEKDKSVKSDNKQRTKVVSFVG